A region of the Desulfobacter postgatei 2ac9 genome:
ACAGGTTCCGGCTTCCAGAAAATATTTTCGGGTCTACATATTGTGTGACCCCATTTGTTCATATTTTTCAAACTTTGTTGTGGGCCATGCCCGGCAGTTGATATGTCAGGTCAGCCCACGGCTGCTATAAGGAAGGAGTGCCCGTGGATAACTTGCTTGATCATCCGTTAATTGAGCAGCGTTATTTTTTTCCCCGCAAGGGTTTTTTTGCTGATCCTTTTTGGGTTGATGTTGATGGCGCAAGATTAGCCTGCAGCTATCATGAAATTAATCCCGAGGCAAAAACGCTAGTACATTTTCACGGCAATGGTGAGATTGTTGATGACTGGCAAGGTGATTTTGTCTCCTTGATTCATCAGATGGGCTGTAATTGTTTGTTGGCGGAATTGCGCGGTTATGGACAATCAAGCGGTCGGGCCCAATTGGGTAAAATGATCTGCGATGTAGCGCCAACCATCGAAGCCTTAAAACGTAATGAGAAGGATTTTATTTTTTTCGGTCGTAGTGTTGGTTCTATTTTTGCTCTTGAAGCCGCAGCCCGTTTTCCTGATGCCGCCGGGCTGGTTCTTGAAAGTGCTGTTGCCGATGTGCTTGAGCGTTTGCTGTTGCGTGTTCACCCTGATGAACTCAATGTTGATTTGTCTGCTTTACGCAACGCAGTGGAGCAGCAGCTTAATCATCAGCAGAAAATAGCCTCATTTAAAGGCGATGTATTGGTGCTGCACACCGTTAATGATGGCTTGATTGATGTGAGCCACGGTAAGCGGCTTTATGATTGGGCGCCAGGGCGTAAAACGATTAAATTGTTTGATCGGGGCGATCACAACAGCATTATGATGTTTAATGCCGGTGAGTATTTTTCTTGTTTGGAAAGTTTTATTCGTGGTTTGAGCTGATGTACCGGCTTACCTGCCGATCACGCCGATGGCAGTGCGAAGATCAAGTCCGCCATGGAAAAGGGGCATGGTTGACAGGCTTAAGTTCAGCGCCCGGAACTCTTTTCTGCCCGGACAGACAACGCCTGCCCGCCATCCTTTGAAATCCGCAGCCAGCTTGTTCCCGATCTCTTTATAAAGGGCTGTGATATCGTCATTTTTATCCAGGCGGATGCCATAGGGTGGATTCAGGAGCACTACCCCCTGGTTGTCTGTAATGGGTGGGGGCTTCATGGTGAAGAAATCATCGCAGACTGGGCAGATGCGTTGAAACAGCCTGTGTCGGGTGCAGGTTTGTTTCAGCCGGTCAATGGCTGCCTGGTCTATATCACGGGCCAGGATGGGGGGCAACGGCCCGGCGTCCATGCATGCCCCGGCTGCTGCCAGAAGCCTGTTGCGGGCATGGGTGATACTTTTTTCCTCAAATCCCGGCCACGCTTCAAAGGCAAATGATCTGAATGCCCCTGGGGGCAGTGCGCACTGCATCATGGCGCCCTCTAAGCTGAATGTGCCGGAGCCGCACATGGGGTCGGCGATCATGTCCTTTTCTGACAGATCCAGCCGGGTCAGAATGGCAAAGGCCAGGGTTTCACGCAAAGGTGCTTTAACAATTTTTTCTTTAATTCCGCGTTTGTACAAAGAGGTTCCGGACATATCAAGGGAGAGTTCAAATCTGTCATTTTCCCCGCGGACCATCAGGGGCTGGGAAATGGTTTCGGCTGATTTGCTGATGTCGTGCTGCTCAGATCTATCCTTTAAAAACAGCCGGTCATGAATGATGGGTCTGATCCGGTCCGCAATGGCTGTGGAGTGATACAGGCGCGATTTGTGGGTGGATACCCTGATATCAGGCGGGCTTTGGGGCGGCAGGTACAATTCCCAGTCAATGGATTTAATCTGTTCTTCAAGCCGCCTGAAACCATCTGCCTTGAATGATGCGACACGCATGAGTATCCGGGTGGTTGATCCCATCAGAATATTGGCCAGGCAGGCGGTTTTCAATCTGGTTGTGAATTCAATCCCCCCGGGAAGCGCCTTAATATCAGTGATTCTGTCGTTATCTGAGAATATTTCCCCCGCCTTTTGGGAGACCCGGTTCACCTCTGTTTCACAAACACCACCAAGGCCCGGTGGGCATACGGCAAAAAAAACATGGGGTCTTCCGGAAATACGGCGTTTTATACGTTTTTCAAAGGCTGAAGGGATGTTGTACAATTTTTTTAAAAAGTCCTGCCGCAGCATGAACCGGGACCGGCACATCCACTTTTTTCACCCGGTCTGGAACCGCAGCAGGCTGTGTCGTTGGGGCCGGGCAGGGAGCTGCCGGATTTGCCTGAAAAGCTTGAGTGGGCTGCCACGAGCTTTTCAAGTTGGGTACTGCCGCACTCAGGGCAGACAGCCTGGTCATCCCGACCGGTCACGAGCAGTTCAAGAATCCGGTTGCATTGCGGACAATGGAAGTCATATAAAGGCATATTTTCTCCTTTTTTACAGAAGCACACCCTGTGCTGGCGACACCTTTTTAAATGAGACGGGGGTAAGATAGGGGTAAAAGATGCCACCAGGACAGGGCGCGCTTCGGATTAATTTTTTACCAGTGACCTTCGGCGTTGGACCCGTCGGCAAATGTGAATTTACCTGCTTTAAAGTCTTCAATCGTACTTTTGATGGTGCCGGAGGCGTCATTGGCTACTTTTACGCCGGCACTGTCAAGGGTTTTGAATGCATTGGGGCCGCAGAACCCTGTGATCAAGACCTGGGCACCCTTGTCACAGATTGCCGAAGCCGCTGTAATACCGGCGCCTTTAAAGGCATTTTTATTTTCAGCGTTGTCAATGACCTCAAAATCCAGGGTGTCTGTGTCCACCACTATGATGTAGGCCGCTCTGCCGAATCTGGGGTCCACCTGGGCATCAAGGTCTTTGCCCGCTGATGTAATCGCTATTTTCATTGGTTTTTCCTAAAAAGTATTAATCTGTGTCCGTCCTGAAATGAATTTGTGGATGGGCACTATTGTGCGCCGCCGCCACCACCGCCGCAGACCTGATCGTTCCGAATCTGTGTAAGTTTGCCGGCAATAAGGTCCATGACCACAGGTTCAATATTCGGACGCTGGTCATCGTGATAGACATCAATGCCCACCTGGCGGAAGCCCATGAGCGGCCGCATGCCGATGCCGCCCACGATCAGGGCATTTACCCGATGTTCGGCCAGAAGGTTTACAGGTACCATGCAGCCGCCCTGGGCATGCTCCTGGTTGGCAACGGTGGATACCGTTTCAATTTTTCCATCCTTGACATCCACAAAGGTGAATACGTCACAATGTCCGAAATGGCCTGCACGGGTACCGGAAAGTCCTCCTTCTCCGTTGGAGGGAATTGCAATTCTACCGTTTTTCATAATTTTTACTTAACTCCTTTACTTGTGTATATTGAATCTAAAAAATATTATTTAGTTAACACAGCCTGTCCATCTTCATGGCCGGGTGAGCCATAATTCGATTCCAGATCTCTTTGATTTGTGTTGCAACAGGGCTGTCACCATGGGTTTCCATGATGGATTTACCTTGGACCATGGCTGCTGTGAATGCCGGGTCAAAGGGGAGTTTTCCCACAAATTCCATATTTCTTTTTTCGGCAATGGCCTCAATGGCCCGGGCCTGATCCGTGTTTAAATCGTATTTGTTGATGCAGACCATGGCCGGTATTTTAAAATGGGCTGCCAACTGGGCCACACGTTCCATGTCATGGATGCCTGAAACCGTGGGCTCGGTCACGATGAGAACTGCGTTGGCATGCCCGATGGAGGCAATAACCGGGCATCCGATACCCGGAGGGCCGTCCGTGAGCAGGAGGTCAATGTGGTTCGCAAGTACCCGTTTTCTGGCCTCGTCTCTGACCAGGGCCACCAACCGGCCTGAGTTGTCTTCTGCAATGCCTAAGCGGGCATGGATCATCTCTCCGAACCGGGTAGAGGAAGCAAACCATTGTCCGCAGACTTTTTCCTCAAATTTAATAGCAGATTCAGGACACAGGTCTGCGCAGACCCCGCAGCCTTCACAGGCAAGGCCGTCAATATAAAATATCCCTGCGCCTTCCACCGGTTTAACGGCGTCAAACCTGCACAGCTCCATACACTGACCGCAGCCGGTGCAGGCGTCAGGGATGATTTCTGCCTCATAGCCGCCTGCAAAATCATGGGTTTCTTGAATGTCCGGGTCCATAATAAGGTGGAGGTCTGCTGCATCCACGTCCGCATCACAAAGCATCATATTCCCGGCAAGGCTTGCAAATGCTGCTGTTAAACTGGTTTTTCCGGTTCCGCCTTTGCCGCTTAAAATAACAAGTTCTTTCATCAGGCATCCCCTTTCCGGTTTACGATTGCTTCAATAGATGTGTACAGACCTTTAAATATCTCTTTGTATTCAGGCAAAGCCTGGACAAGCAGTTCGCCCTTTGAGTAGGCCGAAGCAATGTCCTTGTCAAAGGGAATTTCCAGTAAAATTGGAATATTTTCATTTCGGGCATAAATTTTAACCTCATCATTGCCAATACCCGCCCGGTTGATCACAATACCGCAGGGAATGCCTAACAGCTTCACCGCTTCCACGGCCAGGGTCAGATCATGCAGCCCAAAGGGCGTGGGCTCGGTGACCAGAAGCACAAAATCCGTTCCTTTCATGGAGGCAATCACGGGACAGGAGGTGCCCGGCGGGGCATCTATAATGGTGAGTTCTTTTTCTTTCTCAAGTTTCCGAACCTGCCTGATGACCGGTGGTGCCATAACCTGGCCGATATCCATAAGCCCCCGGCCGAATGACGGGGAACCGGGCAGATTCAGGGTGCCTGTTTCCACCGTACCGATGAACCGGTCGATTTCAGTGATGGCTTTTTCCGGACAAACAACCGTGCAGCCGCCACAAGAGTGGCAGAGTTCCGGAAAGGTAACCACCGTTTTCCCGGCCACGGCAATTGCGCCGAACCGGCAGATATCCATACATTTTTTGCAATAGGTGCAAAGGCTTAAGTCCACTTTAGGCACAGGGGCATTGACCCTTTCTTTTCCAGTGAAGTTTGGGTTCAGGAAAAGGTGGGCATTGGGTTCTTCCACGTCGCAGTCTAAAAGCATAAGGTCTCTATCAAGACTTGCGCAAAGATTGGTGGCCACAGTAGTCTTACCTGTGCCGCCTTTTCCGCTTGCTATGCTGATAATCATATAATTTTATCTCCTTGGGGGGGTCAGGGTTTTTCGCCTCACCCGAGCAACCTGATTTTTTTCAATTGGTTTTCCAGGTTTCGGGCATCATCCTGCCCCGGTTGAACAGGCAGCTGCATCAGTACACCGTATCCTTCATAAACATCATGGAACTGTTTTTTATCCATGGTGCCGGTAATTGCACAATTGGTCATGGGGCTTTGGGTGGTGACGGCCTCCACCAAGACTTTGGCATTCATGTCCGTCAGAGTTTCTTCCATGATTACCAGGTCAATCCATTGACCTTTTGGCGTATTGGCAATCAGGGATAAAAGTTCTTTGCCTGTTGCGCACCATTTTATTTCAATGCTGTGTTGGCCCAACATCTGTTCAAGCCCCTTAAACTGAGCTTTATCCCTGCTCACAAATACTGCCTGTTTCATTTTGTATATCTCCAGTCTCTTTTAATTCAATTGCCAAGATCCCTGGTTTTGGAATCTTCAGTAAAGGAAAGCAAAGCGTGTGCCATTGTTTTATTAATATTGAGCTTATGTGCAATGGACTGAAAAATAAGGTCTATTATATCTTTGACAAGGGGGGTATAAAAAAAGAGGGTTATGTGATGGGTGCAAAAATGCGACCATGTATTGCATATGGAACAACGTGAGGCAAAAACGAAATCTCCGGGGCTGTTGCAATTGATTTATGGTCACGGAAAGCACTCAAAATTAAGGAACGGATCTTAAATAACTTCTCCATTTGGCCATCTCCGGGAGCGCGGACGTCACGGCCCGCGCTCTCAGGTTAAACTGTTTCGGACTCAATGTCGTGTTAAAATTCAGGGCAGCTTATCAAATGCGCAATGGAGAAGTTTTTCCGTGGTTTCCCATGAGATGCATTCATCTGTGATGGAGACCCCGTACTTAAGGTTATCCGCATCCCCGTTGCATTTGCATTTCTGATTGCCTTCAAACAGGTTGCTTTCCAGCATCAGGCCCACAATCCTGTCATTGCCCCCAAGCCTTTGATCCACGGCGCTCTTGAATACAAAGGCCTGGCCCGTGTATTTCTGGCCGGAGTTGTCATGGGAACAGTCAATGATCACCGCATCCAAAAGGTCTCTTTCCCTGAGTCGGGCCTGGGCTTTTCCCACGGAGACGGGATCATAGTTGGGTGTGGTCCCGCCGCGCAGGACAATGTGGCAGAAGCGGTTGCCCCGGGTGGAGACAACCGCTGTTTTGCCGTCCGGATCAATGCCCAGAAAATGCTGGGGCGTCTTGGCGGCCTGGGTGGCGTTGATTGCTGCCGTCAGAGTGCCGTCGGTACCGTTTTTGAATCCCACGGGCATGGAGAGTCCCGAGGCCATCTCCCGGTGGGTCTGGGACTCTGTGGTGCGTGCACCAATGGCCACCCAGCTTAAAAGCCCGGCAATGTACTGGGGGGTAATGGGATCTAAAATTTCCGTGGCAGCAGGCAGACCCAAGGCATTGATGCTGATCAGCAGGGACCTTGCCCTTCGAAGTCCTTCTTCCATATTATATGAGGAATCCAGGAGCGGATCATTGATCAGTCCCTTCCAGCCCACGGTGGTTCTGGGTTTTTCAAAATAGACCCGCATAATCAGGCTGATTTTATCTTTTACCTCTTCACGCAGGGCTTTCATCTTTTGGGCATACTCCATGGCGCCATCCATGTCATGGATGGAGCAGGGACCTGCAATGACCATCAGCCGTTTGTCCTCTCCGGTAAGGATCTCCTGGACTTCCCTGCGGCCGGCCAGCACGTTGTCGGCAGTTTCGTCGGGTATGGGCAGTTCCGTTCGCATGACTTCCGGGGAGGTAAGGGTGAGAAATGATTCTACGTTTACATCGTTAATCTGTTTCATGACGATTCCTTTCGCGGGCTCTGGTCGCCTGAAACTTCAAATAAAAAAGCCGCAGGCGGTGTCTGCCTGCGGCTTTAAAAAATGATATATTTAGCGCAATACAGGCAGGCCGGTATAAAAATAATACCAAAAATAAAAATAATAGCTGTCTGTTTTGCGGATGGTCATAGATTTTTCCTTTTATAACTATGTCAAATTGTATAAACTCCTTTTTCTGGCGAGTCAAGCATTTAATTAAGGAGAAAACATTATGGAACTGGCAGCAGAATATTTTGACGACGGCAGTTCTTTTGTGGCGTTCGGTAATGAGGTGATGAAATGACCAGACAGAACAAAAAAGAAGCGCTTGCTAATGTCGAAAAACTTGAACAGAATGTGGGTGTTTCACATGCTATCGATCAAGACACCGAAATTCCAACGAATGGACTTGCGAGAAAGACTGCAATGAGATTGCTCGATTATTCGGTTAAACGATTCAGTGGCGTGAATCCAGATAAAGCAATTAAACAAACCCGGGATATGAAAAAAAAATATCCGGGCCTTTCTGATGCCGAAGTGGTTGAGAAGCTTATAAAGGCCAAATGCCAGAAAACAGCCGCCATTGGGGTTACAACATCAGCCTCCAGCCTCATTCCGGGACTGGGGACAGCTTTAGCGCTGACCGTAGGATTTGTAGTTGATATCAGCAGCATACTGAAAATGCATTCCGAGCTTGTGTTAGAAATCGCGGAAGCCTATGGGAAACGGTTATCTGAGATGGAGCGCAGTGAGGTCATACTTGCAGTAACGGGTTTGAGTGCCGGCATCAACACTATTAGTGGTAAAGCGGTAAAAGGTGTGTCACATAAGGTAGGTGAAATTGCGGCACAGAAATGGCTTTCAAAGGCTATTCCGGCCATCGGTATGGCGACTTCGGCCAGTGCCAATGTATTGTCCACCTATATTATCGGAAAACGAGCGGATGCCTATTTCACAAGGGGACCCGAGGCAATGAAAGATTTAAAGGATAATCTGCGTGCTCTCAGTGGTGTGGATGAACGGAAGATTTCAGAATGGTATAAAAAGTTTATTGGAAATGACCTGTGATGACATCAGAAGAAAATCTTTTCAAGACAGATACGCGTGGATCAATTATTTATGACGAATCCGGAATAGAGGTGATTAATTTTAAAACTCCAGCCCAGAAGAATATGGATGGTCAAACTTGCTGACAAAATCAATAACCTCTCTTCTTGATCAACTTGAAGTAACAGAAAACTGGAGAAATTATGAATTTAAATGATCCTTCACTGTTAATTGGAGTATCAATCATATCTGAAATGCATCAAAATTTTCAGGAAGGAAACAATGATGATAGGGACCATATTACCAATCTGTCGTTGGTCATAAACGGAATATCGGGTTACCTTGAGACAATAAAGATGCCAAAAGCAGAGTGCCGGGAAATTTTAGCTGAATTAGAGAAATATGGAAAGAAACTGTGGATTGATTATTGCGTAGAGCAAAATGAATATGATGAATCTGAACAGGAAATACGAGAAGATTCAGACTATCTTTTTGACTATATCTTTAAGCATCATGATTATCCAGAATAATCGATTTTAATCAGCATTAGTGTGATCTATTTATTGGTGAATATGAGACCGATAAGCTGATGGAAGACACCAAGGACTGAGCTTTAACAAAAGTATCGAACGCCCTTTGAATAAAGGCAATGGGGCCACAATCATAGACAGAATGCTCGCTTTTCAAAATTATAATTTCACGAAAAAGGGGGGATTGATTCGCGGTACATTTTTTTTGAGCAGGATTAATCCGAGGGAGCCATACAATCGGAATAAATTCTCTAAATATTTTTTAGCCATTATCTGATTGTTTTTTGAATTAGCAGAATTTCTAAATACAAATGATGGAAAGTCATAAAAGCCGTTTCTTTTTAATTAAGAATCGTTGCGGCTTTGTCAATACGCTATTATCAAGGATTTCAGAATTTCTGCTATAATATTCGCCCGAAACTTGTTTTAGTTCTTCTGAAACTTTTGTAACATTTAAGAGCGTTTGGAAGTTTAACTTTTTTCCATCAAAGAAAATTTCATAAAATCGATCTCTATCGTAACCATTTGACAGAAGTAAGTCTAAAAGGATATTTCCAACATACTCTTCTTTCATCAAACAGGCTTCAAGCTCTTCTACCCATTCTATGGGGCTCATATAGCTCGTTGACAAAACGATATAAGAATATCTGTCAGCGTTGGTTCTTTTTATGTCAAATCGTTTATTCTTCATTTGTTATTTGATAAAAGGATTGATTTATAACATCAAATATTTCATTAATCAAGGTGGTTGCTGTTTCTCGAGTATGAGTTATTACCGTCAAAGAGGCGTCTTTTTTATCGGTATGAAACAATGGGTGCCGATGCTTCACGTACATAAAATAAGCATTTTGTAGGGATTTGCAGACAACATCATTTTTTATGTCATCTTTTAAAAATAGCATCGTTTCATAACTTTTATTTTCATCGAAAAGCGATCCTAAGCGGCCGACGGTCTTATACTCTTTTGAAAATTCACTTAGAAGCATACGAATATAGCCTTCTAAACCCCTTAGGGCAGGATAGATACAGCAAGAATAATCTTCCAATTCAACATCTATTTTCATTAATGACAACGCAGGCGTCATCACCTTAAGGATTTTTTCATCAAATCGTCCGTAAACTGCAAATAACCTTGATTCTAATTCTTCCCGGACCACATCAGGCTTTAGGTCTATCTTATACAAATCGGATTCGATTTCGACAACTTGATCAAAATCAATCAATTCATTAATAAATGATTTGATTACATTGTATATATATAGTGGCCGCCCTTGCAATAATATGGTTTGATTGGCATATTGAGTTAGTGTCGTTTCATCTTTATAAATACTGCTGATTTTGAAAATGGTATGATTATTATTAGTCTTGTATGGTTCAAGACTTTCACTTTTTACTGCTTCTTCTGTATCCAAATATTCCAATAATAATTCAAAGTCGTCCTGTTTAATTTTTCGATACGTTATGCAATTATTGTGCGAGTCTGCTTCCTTGCATTCGCCGATTAAAAATTTAATGTAATCTTCTGATAATTCAGGGTTTTTCCCAATTATCGAAAAAGAAACTGTGCCATTATTATTAAAATATATTGTTATTGATGCTTGGATGCCTTGTTTTTCGATTGTTATATTTGATGATGCCCCTTTAGTCTTTTTTACTATTGGCGGCTCAGATAAATCAAAAAATATTTTGTCTTTTAAAAGTTCATTTAATCTCTTTTGATCGATATTAAGGTTTTTATATGCCATCACGTTTCCTAAATTGATAATTACTTGAGATTAGAATTTGTATCCGTACATCCTCTGACATTATGTGCTGCAATAGTTTTTCTTTGCTTTTTATTATCGAAACTATCCTTTGTTAAAAATAAAACCTTAAGTCCTATTTTTATATTTTGTGTTTTAATATGGGAGTCTCTAAAACTAAAGTAAAAATCTTCATTAGTATCGTCTTGGTTAATGAATCCCGCTTTACCATTAGCCAAGATATTTTTAATAGTTCCTTTTAAAAAATTGGAATTATCTATTAGCGACTGTTCCCATGTCTCGAATAACTTTTTATGAAGACTCAACGTGTCTCCATAATTATCCAAGCTCAAGTTTATAAGGTTTGTAAAATCGTCCAATTCTTCTGGAATATTCCAATTGTTATCTTGACGGAGTTTGTAGGCAAGAGCCGTATGATCTTTCGCTAAATCGAACATTTTTAAGTTTTTGTAAATTCTTGCCATATGAAAAAACAATTCCCATTTAAATCCGACTTGTCCTTTAAACAATGCGGCTTGAATTGAATACTTTAAAGCGTCGGGCATATTATCTAAATGATAATATACTCTTGAAATATCAAAATTCACAAACCATTCGCTCTTTTGTTTTAGAACTGATTCTAAAAAAATGAGCGCTTTCTCATATTCACCAGTTTTGATATAGCATAGACCTAATCGCCTTTTTAACCAGATATTGTCGTTATAATGGAACGATTCGATAGTTTTTAAAGCGTCTTCACATATAGCAATGCAATCATCATATAGACCCATCCGTTCCAATGCTTTGGATTTTAGCATATAGTACTTCTCTTTTTCAGACGGGATTGAAAGAATTTTATTGTTTTTATCTTTAAAGGTGTACTCTTCAGAGGAAATCAGATCAAACGATAATCGATTAAGCCAGTTCAATATCGTTTCTGCTGGGAAACTTTTTTTTGATTTGCTTAAATATTCACATGTTTTTAGTACAGCTTTGGAAAAGGGGGTATGAGCTTTTTGATCGACTAATCCTTCAATGGCACTAACAGCTTTAAAAAAAGTTGATTCAT
Encoded here:
- a CDS encoding alpha/beta hydrolase, translating into MDNLLDHPLIEQRYFFPRKGFFADPFWVDVDGARLACSYHEINPEAKTLVHFHGNGEIVDDWQGDFVSLIHQMGCNCLLAELRGYGQSSGRAQLGKMICDVAPTIEALKRNEKDFIFFGRSVGSIFALEAAARFPDAAGLVLESAVADVLERLLLRVHPDELNVDLSALRNAVEQQLNHQQKIASFKGDVLVLHTVNDGLIDVSHGKRLYDWAPGRKTIKLFDRGDHNSIMMFNAGEYFSCLESFIRGLS
- a CDS encoding THUMP domain-containing class I SAM-dependent RNA methyltransferase, whose protein sequence is MLRQDFLKKLYNIPSAFEKRIKRRISGRPHVFFAVCPPGLGGVCETEVNRVSQKAGEIFSDNDRITDIKALPGGIEFTTRLKTACLANILMGSTTRILMRVASFKADGFRRLEEQIKSIDWELYLPPQSPPDIRVSTHKSRLYHSTAIADRIRPIIHDRLFLKDRSEQHDISKSAETISQPLMVRGENDRFELSLDMSGTSLYKRGIKEKIVKAPLRETLAFAILTRLDLSEKDMIADPMCGSGTFSLEGAMMQCALPPGAFRSFAFEAWPGFEEKSITHARNRLLAAAGACMDAGPLPPILARDIDQAAIDRLKQTCTRHRLFQRICPVCDDFFTMKPPPITDNQGVVLLNPPYGIRLDKNDDITALYKEIGNKLAADFKGWRAGVVCPGRKEFRALNLSLSTMPLFHGGLDLRTAIGVIGR
- a CDS encoding FmdB family zinc ribbon protein, whose amino-acid sequence is MPLYDFHCPQCNRILELLVTGRDDQAVCPECGSTQLEKLVAAHSSFSGKSGSSLPGPNDTACCGSRPGEKSGCAGPGSCCGRTF
- a CDS encoding NifB/NifX family molybdenum-iron cluster-binding protein is translated as MKIAITSAGKDLDAQVDPRFGRAAYIIVVDTDTLDFEVIDNAENKNAFKGAGITAASAICDKGAQVLITGFCGPNAFKTLDSAGVKVANDASGTIKSTIEDFKAGKFTFADGSNAEGHW
- a CDS encoding NifB/NifX family molybdenum-iron cluster-binding protein; this encodes MKNGRIAIPSNGEGGLSGTRAGHFGHCDVFTFVDVKDGKIETVSTVANQEHAQGGCMVPVNLLAEHRVNALIVGGIGMRPLMGFRQVGIDVYHDDQRPNIEPVVMDLIAGKLTQIRNDQVCGGGGGGAQ
- a CDS encoding ATP-binding protein, yielding MKELVILSGKGGTGKTSLTAAFASLAGNMMLCDADVDAADLHLIMDPDIQETHDFAGGYEAEIIPDACTGCGQCMELCRFDAVKPVEGAGIFYIDGLACEGCGVCADLCPESAIKFEEKVCGQWFASSTRFGEMIHARLGIAEDNSGRLVALVRDEARKRVLANHIDLLLTDGPPGIGCPVIASIGHANAVLIVTEPTVSGIHDMERVAQLAAHFKIPAMVCINKYDLNTDQARAIEAIAEKRNMEFVGKLPFDPAFTAAMVQGKSIMETHGDSPVATQIKEIWNRIMAHPAMKMDRLC
- a CDS encoding ATP-binding protein yields the protein MIISIASGKGGTGKTTVATNLCASLDRDLMLLDCDVEEPNAHLFLNPNFTGKERVNAPVPKVDLSLCTYCKKCMDICRFGAIAVAGKTVVTFPELCHSCGGCTVVCPEKAITEIDRFIGTVETGTLNLPGSPSFGRGLMDIGQVMAPPVIRQVRKLEKEKELTIIDAPPGTSCPVIASMKGTDFVLLVTEPTPFGLHDLTLAVEAVKLLGIPCGIVINRAGIGNDEVKIYARNENIPILLEIPFDKDIASAYSKGELLVQALPEYKEIFKGLYTSIEAIVNRKGDA
- a CDS encoding 3-deoxy-7-phosphoheptulonate synthase — encoded protein: MKQINDVNVESFLTLTSPEVMRTELPIPDETADNVLAGRREVQEILTGEDKRLMVIAGPCSIHDMDGAMEYAQKMKALREEVKDKISLIMRVYFEKPRTTVGWKGLINDPLLDSSYNMEEGLRRARSLLISINALGLPAATEILDPITPQYIAGLLSWVAIGARTTESQTHREMASGLSMPVGFKNGTDGTLTAAINATQAAKTPQHFLGIDPDGKTAVVSTRGNRFCHIVLRGGTTPNYDPVSVGKAQARLRERDLLDAVIIDCSHDNSGQKYTGQAFVFKSAVDQRLGGNDRIVGLMLESNLFEGNQKCKCNGDADNLKYGVSITDECISWETTEKLLHCAFDKLP
- a CDS encoding DUF697 domain-containing protein, translating into MTRQNKKEALANVEKLEQNVGVSHAIDQDTEIPTNGLARKTAMRLLDYSVKRFSGVNPDKAIKQTRDMKKKYPGLSDAEVVEKLIKAKCQKTAAIGVTTSASSLIPGLGTALALTVGFVVDISSILKMHSELVLEIAEAYGKRLSEMERSEVILAVTGLSAGINTISGKAVKGVSHKVGEIAAQKWLSKAIPAIGMATSASANVLSTYIIGKRADAYFTRGPEAMKDLKDNLRALSGVDERKISEWYKKFIGNDL
- a CDS encoding type II toxin-antitoxin system RnlB family antitoxin, which translates into the protein MKNKRFDIKRTNADRYSYIVLSTSYMSPIEWVEELEACLMKEEYVGNILLDLLLSNGYDRDRFYEIFFDGKKLNFQTLLNVTKVSEELKQVSGEYYSRNSEILDNSVLTKPQRFLIKKKRLL
- a CDS encoding type II toxin-antitoxin system RnlA family toxin: MAYKNLNIDQKRLNELLKDKIFFDLSEPPIVKKTKGASSNITIEKQGIQASITIYFNNNGTVSFSIIGKNPELSEDYIKFLIGECKEADSHNNCITYRKIKQDDFELLLEYLDTEEAVKSESLEPYKTNNNHTIFKISSIYKDETTLTQYANQTILLQGRPLYIYNVIKSFINELIDFDQVVEIESDLYKIDLKPDVVREELESRLFAVYGRFDEKILKVMTPALSLMKIDVELEDYSCCIYPALRGLEGYIRMLLSEFSKEYKTVGRLGSLFDENKSYETMLFLKDDIKNDVVCKSLQNAYFMYVKHRHPLFHTDKKDASLTVITHTRETATTLINEIFDVINQSFYQITNEE
- a CDS encoding DUF7017 domain-containing protein; translation: MWENYRPRCNEWEGWGYANCLRKLGKSEKALDICREYYPLNKEFELGNNLYAWCIYETSVKLDLDQISDDESTFFKAVSAIEGLVDQKAHTPFSKAVLKTCEYLSKSKKSFPAETILNWLNRLSFDLISSEEYTFKDKNNKILSIPSEKEKYYMLKSKALERMGLYDDCIAICEDALKTIESFHYNDNIWLKRRLGLCYIKTGEYEKALIFLESVLKQKSEWFVNFDISRVYYHLDNMPDALKYSIQAALFKGQVGFKWELFFHMARIYKNLKMFDLAKDHTALAYKLRQDNNWNIPEELDDFTNLINLSLDNYGDTLSLHKKLFETWEQSLIDNSNFLKGTIKNILANGKAGFINQDDTNEDFYFSFRDSHIKTQNIKIGLKVLFLTKDSFDNKKQRKTIAAHNVRGCTDTNSNLK